Genomic DNA from Thermobifida alba:
GACGCCCCGGTCGGCGAGGTCGTCCGGCAGGCTCCCCCAGTCGGCGGCCGTGCCCAGCGGACTGTGCAGCAGCACCGGGCAGAGCCGCCCGAGCGGCCCGGTCACGGCCGGGGCCGGGTGGACTCGGTGACCCAGGCGAGGTACTCGGGGTTGCCGCCCTCGACGGGGACGGCGACGATCTCGGGGACCTCGTAGGAGTGCCGGTCGACCAGGAGCGCGGTCAGTTCGGCCAGCCGGTCGTCGGCGGTCTTGAACACGATCCGCCACTCCTCGTCGGCGTGGATGCTGCCCTCCCACCGGTAGACGCTGGTGATGGGGCCGCTGATCTGGGCGCAGGCGGCCAGGCGGGCGTCCACCGCCGCGTCGGCCAGTGCCCGGGCCTCCTCGCTGCTGCCCGCGGTGACCTCGACCCGCACGTGACCGACGCCGCTCTCGATGTGCGTCAAAGCGCGCTCCCTCGACTGCCCGACGGTGTCCGGCACGCTCTAGGCTCGCAGCCATGAGCGACCGTGACGATCTTCTGCGACAGATCAACGATAAGGCCGTCGTGCACGGCAGGGTGATCCTGTCCTCGGGTGCCGAGGCCGACTACTACGTGGACCTGCGCCGGGTCACCCTGGACGGGCAGAGCGCGCCGCTGGTGGGGCGGGTGATGCTGGAGGCGACCGCCGACCTGGACTACGAGGCGGTGGGCGGGTTGACGCTGGGCGCGGACCCGGTGGCCACGGCCATGCTGCACGCGGCGGCGGCGCGGGGGCGGCGCCTGGACGCGTTCGTGGTGCGCAAGGAGGGCAAGGCACACGGGTTGCAGCGCCGTATCGAGGGGCCCGACGTCCGCGGTCGCCGGGTGCTCGCGGTGGAGGACACCTCGACCACCGGGGGGTCGGTGTTGACGGCCGTGACCGCGTTGCGTGAGGCGGGTGCCGAGGTGGTCGGCGTGGCCGTGATCGTGGATCGGGGGGCGCGGGACCGGATCGTCGGCGAGGGGCTGCCCTACCGGGCCGCCTACACGCTGGACGACCTGGACGTCTGACCGTCCGTCGGGCCCTGCCGGGGCAGGGCCTAGTCGGCCTCGGCCGTGAAGGTGTAGCCGGGCTCCTCTCCGCTGACGTCCTTCGGTTCACCGTTGACGTGCACCTCGACCGCTGAGGGGGTGCCCAGGGTCACGTCCATGCGGGGCTTGTCGTAGGAGACGTACTCGCCCCGGGTCATGGTCGTGTCGATGAGCACCTCGCCTCCGGGTACTCGTACGAGGACGTCGCTGGATTCCCCCACCACCCGGATGTGCAGCACTTTCTGCTCCTCGGCGGCGGGCTGCGAGGGCTCGGCGAGGGAGCCGGACTCGCTGGGCACCAAGACGTCGCTGTTGCCGGGAAGAGAGCGGTAGAAGAAGTATCCGCCCAATACAATGAGGATGACCAGCAGCGCGATCGCTCCGGCGATCGCGAGTGCCTGGCCGATGCCTCTCGGGTCATTGCGGTGTCGTCCCACGCTGCTGAATGTAGCGCGAATCACCCATAACAATCGACAGGGGCATGAGCTTCTTCTTTTCCGCCCGTCGGCGCGGGGCCCGCTCCCGCCGCGTCCGCCACTCCCCGTGTCCGTCCGGGCCGCTGTTGCGCACGGGAGGCGTTCACGGCATTGTGGTCTAGACCTTTCGTGACGGACACGCCCTCCAGAGCGCCGGGCGGGTGACCGCCGGAAACCCGTCGTGGAAAAATCGAGGTGACGGAACCATCCGAAACCGCTCCGTCACCACTCCAGGCCAATCAGGGGAGTCAACACCATGCCTATCGCAACGCCTGAGGTCTACGCCGAGATGCTGAGCCGGGCGAAGGCCCAGGGCTTCGCCTACCCGGCGATCAACGTGACGTCGAGCCAGACCCTGCACGCGGCCCTGCGCGGTTTCGCCGAGGCTGAGAGCGACGGCATCGTGCAGATCTCCACCGGCGGCGCCGAGTTCCTGTCCGGCACGACCGTCAAGGACATGGTCACCGGCGCGGTGGCCTTCGCCGAGTACGCCCGGGTCGTGGCCGACAAGTACCCGGTGAACATCGCGCTGCACACCGACCACTGCCCGAAGGAGAAGCTCGACAGCTTCGTGCGCCCGCTGCTGCAGATCTCCAAGGAGCGCGTGGCCAGGGGACAGGAGCCGCTGTTCCAGTCGCACATGTGGGACGGCTCCGCGGTGGAGCTTGAGGAGAACCTGCAGATCGCCGAGGAGCTGCTGGCCGCCTCCAAGGAGGCCCGCACCATCCTGGAGATCGAGGTCGGCGTCGTCGGCGGTGAGGAGGACGGCATCGTCGGCGAGTTCAACGAGAAGCTGTACACCACGCCCGGCGACGGCCTGCGCACCGCCGAGGTGCTCGGCCTCGGCGAGAAGGGCTACTACATCGCCGCGCTGACCTTCGGCAACGTGCACGGCGTGTACAAGCCGGGCTTCGTGAAGCTGCGTCCCTCCGTGCTCAAGGACATCCAGGAGGCGGTGGGCGCCAAGTACGGCAAGGAGAAGCCGTTCGACCTGGTCTTCCACGGCGGCTCCGGGTCCAGCGTCGAGGAGATCCACGAGGCGATCTCCTACGGCGTGGTGAAGATGAACATCGACACCGACACCCAGTACGCGTTCACCCGGCCCATCGTCGACCACATCATGAAGAACTACGACGGTGTGCTGAAGGTCGACGGCGACGTCGGCAACAAGAAGGCCTACGACCCGCGGTCCTACGGCAAGGCCGCCGAGGCGGGCATGGCCGCCCGCGTCGTCGAGGCCGCGCAGCAGCTGAAGTCCGCCGGCACCCGCATGAAGTAGCCGGCGCGGAGTACTCCGCGGCACGGGGCCCCCGGACCACGGCTTCCGGGGGCCCCGTCGGTGTCGGCTCTCCCGGGCGCCCCCTGGCAGGATGGGGGGCATGGAGCTGAAGCAGAACCTGCTGGGCGGTCCGCCGCCCACCGAGCTGCCCGACCTGCCGGAGGCGCGCGAGGCCCTGGCCGCGGGGACCGATCCGGCCGAGGTCGCGGCGCGCTTCCCCGAGTACTCGGCGGCCTGGGCCGCGCTCGCCGAACGCGCCTACGAGGCGGGTGAGGACATCGCCGCCTACGCCTACGCGCGCACCGGCTACCACCGGGGCCTGGACCAGTTGCGCCGCAACGGGTGGAAGGGGCACGGCCCGATCCCGTGGGAGCACGAGCCCAACCGCGGCTTCCTGCGTTCGCTGTACTACCTCGGCAAGGCCGCCGAGGCGATCGAGGAGACCGAGGAGGCGCAGCGGTGCGCCGCCTTCCTGCGGGACAGCAGCGAGACCGCGGCCCGGGAACTCCAGGGCTGACCGCGGAGCCGCAGGTCCGCCGGACGCGGTCCCCGCTTCGGCCTCTGAGCGGGACTTACCGGTCGTGTAACCTCTATGTGCAAGAGCCCCTGCCGCTTCTTGCGCCAGGGGCTTCGGCACGTCCGGGGCAGGTCTCGGTCCGATTCGAGGAATGAAGAGGTAGACGGCGATGCCGGCGATCACGCTCGTTGGGGCCCAGTGGGGTGACGAGGGGAAGGGGAAGGCGACCGACCTTGTCGGTGACCGCGTCGACTACGTGGTCCGTTACCAGGGCGGCAACAACGCCGGCCACACCGTGGTCATCGGCGACCAGAAATACGCCCTGCACCTGCTGCCGTCGGGCATCCTCTCCCCCGGCGTCGTCCCGGTGATCGCCAACGGCGTCGTCATCGACCCGGCGGTGCTGTTCGAGGAGCTCGACGGGCTGATCGCGCGCGGCGTCGACGTCTCGCGCCTGCTCATCTCGGCCAACGCGCACCTGATCATGCCCTACCACCGGGCGCTGGACAAGGTCAGCGAGCGCTTCCTGGGCAAGGGCCGCATCGGTACCACCGGCCGCGGCATCGGCCCGACCTACGCCGACAAGACCTCCCGGGCGGGCGTGCGCGTGCAGGACATGTTCGACGCCAAGATCCTGCGCAAGAAGCTGGAGCTGGCGCTCAACGACAAGAACCAGATCCTCACCAAGGTGTACAACCGCCGCGGCCTGGACGTGGAGCGCATCCTCGACGAGTACCTGGGCTACGCCGAGAAGATCCGCCCCTACGTCGCCGACACCGCGCTGGTGCTGAACCGGGCGCTGGACGAGGGCAAGACCGTGTTCCTGGAGGGGTCGCAGGGCACCCTGCTGGACATCGACCACGGCACCTACCCGTTCGTCACCTCCTCCTCCCCCACCGCGGGCGGCGCGTGCGCGGGCTCCGGTATCGGCCCCACCCGCATCACCAAGGTCATCGGCATCCTGAAGTCCTACACCACCCGCGTCGGCTCGGGGCCGTTCCCCACCGAGCTGGAGGACGAGTGGGGCGAGTGGCTGCGCACCCAGGGCCACGAGTACGGCGTCACCACGGGACGCAACCGCCGCTGCGGCTGGTTCGACGCGCCGATCGCCCGCTACGCCGCCCGGATCAACGGCATCACCGACTTCTTCCTCACCAAGCTGGACGTGCTGTCGGGGCTGGAGCGCATCCCGGTGTGCGTGGCCTACGACATCGACGGCGTGCGGCACGACGAGCTGCCCATGACGCAGACGGAGTTCCACCACGCCAAGCCGGTCTACGAGTACCTGGACGGCTGGGACGAGGACATCACCGGCGCGCGGTCCTTCGACGAGCTGCCGAAGAACGCGCAGGCGTACGTGCGGGCGCTGGAGGAGATGTCGGGGGCGCCGATCTCGGCCATCGGGGTCGGGCCGGGCCGCGACCAGACCCTGGAGCTGCGTCCCCTCGTGTAGCCGTCGTCCCGCGGGGCGCCACCCCGCTCCGCGGACCGGCGCGGCGCCCCCGAAACGCCGCGCTGCTTTCCCCTTTCCCCCATCGAAACCAATAGGGTCCATTGCTGTGAAAGCCCTCGTGATCGGCGGCGGAGGCCGCGAACACGCGCTGGTGCGCGCGTTGTCCCTCGACCCCGGTGTGACCAGCCTGCACTGCGCCCCCGGCAACCCGGGGACCTCGGAGCTGGCGGAGAACCACGTCATCAACGCCACCGACGGACTGGCCGTCACCGAGCTGGCCGCGCGCATCGGCGCGGAGCTGGTGGTGATCGGCCCGGAGGCTCCGCTGGTGGCCGGTGTCGCCGACGAGCTGCGGCGGCGCGGCATCCCGGTGTTCGGCCCCGACCGGGAGGCGGCCCGCATCGAAGGCTCCAAGGCGTTCGCCAAGGAGGTGATGGCGGCGGCGGGCGTGCCCACCGCCGAGGCGCGGGTGTGCCGCACGGCCTCCCAGGTCTCCGAGGCCCTGGACCTGTTCGGCCCGCCGTACGTGGTCAAGGACGACGGGCTGGCCGCGGGCAAGGGCGTCGTGGTCACCGAGGACCGGGCGCTCGCCGAACGGCACGCCCAGGAGTGCGGCCGGGTCGTCATCGAGGAGTACCTGGACGGCCCCGAGGTGTCGCTGTTCGCGCTCAGCGACGGACGCAACACGGTGCCGCTGCTGCCCGCGCAGGACTTCAAGCGCGCCCACGACGGCGACCGGGGGCCCAACACCGGCGGCATGGGCGCCTACGCGCCGCTGCCGTGGGCTCCGTCCGGCCTCGTGGACGAGGTCATGGAGACCGTGGTGCGGCCCACCGTCGCGGAGCTGGCCCGGCGCGGCACCCCCTACCAGGGGCTGCTGTACGCGGGGCTGGCGCTGACCTCGCGCGGGGTGCGGGTGGTGGAGTTCAACGCCCGCTTCGGCGACCCGGAGACCCAGGTGGTGCTGGACCGGCTGGCGACACCGCTGGGCGCGCTGCTGCAGGCCACCGACACCGGGAACCTGGGCGGGGTGTCGGCCCTGGAGTGGCGTCCGGGCGCGGCCGTGACCGTGGTGGTCGCCGCGGAGGGCTACCCGGCCGACCCGGTCAAGGGCGACCTGGTGGGCGGGCTGGCGGAGGCCAACGCCGTGGAGGGCGCCTACGTGCTGCACGCGGGCACCGCGTGGCAGGGGGTGAGCGACGTCAGGTCCAACGGCGGCCGGGTGCTGAGCGTGGTCGGCTCGGGCGCCGACCTCGCCGAGGCGCGGCGGCGCGCCTACGAGGCGGTGTCCAGGATCGAGCTGCGCGGTTCGTTCCACCGCACCGACATCGCGGAGAAGGCGGCGCTGGGGCAGCTCTGACCGGCGGTTCGCGGCGTGCCGCCCCGGCCCGGCGGCCGGGGCGGACCCGGGTCCGCGGTCCCGGGTCCGCCGAACTCGTCACCGTCCGCCCCGCTTCCCGGCGCTCTGCGACAATGGGAGGGTGATCGAGCGCTACACCCTTCCGGAAATGGGGCGCGTCTTCAGCGACGCCCACAAGTACGAGCTCTGGTGCCAGGTGGAGACCCTGGTCATGGAGGCCCACGCGGCGGCCGGGACGATCCCCGCCGACGCGGTGGAGCCGGTCCGCCAGGCTCCTCCGCCCACGCCCGAGCGGGTGGCCGAGATCGAGGCGGTGACCCAGCACGACGTCATCGCGTTCCTGACCGCGTGGGCCGACAACACCGAGCCGCGGGAGGCCGCCAAGTGGGTGCACTTCGGCATGACCTCCTCCGACCTGCTGGACACGGCGCTGGCCGCGCAGCTGGTGGAGGCCACCGACGTGCTGCTGGCCAAGGCCGACGAGCTGGTGGCGGTGCTGCGCGACCACGCCCTGGAGCACCGCGAGACGCTGCGGGTGGGCCGCACCCACGGCATCCACGCCGAACCCGACGTGTGGGGCCACCGGGTGGCGGACTTCGCGTTCGGCATGGCGCGCTCCCGCGACCGGCTGCGGCGCGCCCGCGAGGCCGTGGGTGTGATGGCGATCTCCGGTCCGGTGGGCACCTACTCCAACATCGACCCCCGGGTCGAGGACTACGTCGCCGAGAAGCTGGGGCTGCGTCCGGCGGACGTGTCCACCCAGGTGGTGCTGCGTGACGGCATCTCCGAGTGGGTGAGCGCGCTGGCGGTCGTCGCGACCGTCTGCGAGGCGATCGCGCTGGAGGTCCGGCACGGCCAGCGCACCGAGGTGCGGGAGCTGTGGGAGCCGTTCGGCAAGGGGCAGAAGGGCTCCAGCGCCATGCCCCACAAGAAGAACCCGATCCTGTCGGAGCGCATCTGCGGCATGGCGCGGATCGTGCGCGCCCAGATCGTGCCGGTCATGGAGGGCATCCCGCTCTGGCACGAACGTGACATCTCTCACTCCTCCACCGAGCGGATCGCGCTGCCGGACGCCGCCATCGCCACCGACTACCTGCTGCATCTGACCACCCGCCTGGTGCGTGGTCTGGTCGTGGACACCGAGCGGATGCGGTACAACCTGGACTCCACCAACGGCCTGATCTACTCCTCCACGGTGGTCTCCGAGCTGATCGAGACCGGTCTGTCCCGGGAGGACGTCTACGCGCTGGTGCAGTCCGCCGCGATGCGCACCTGGGAGACCGGGGTCGCCTTCCGGCAGTCCCTGCGGGAGCGGGCCGCCGAGAGCGGCGTGGAGCTGGACGAGGCGCGGCTGGACGAGGTGTGCCGGCCGGAGCGGTTCGTCCGCCGTCTGGACCGGGTCTTCGACCGGTTGAAGAACCTGAGCTGAGCCGCCGTCCCGGGCCGTTCGCGCCGCCGGCGGCTCTGCCGGCGGCGCCCCCACGCAGATCGGAAAGACCACGATGAGCGGTTTTGTCGCCAAGCCGGTGCCCGTCGAGGTGCCGGGCCTCACCCACCTGCACACCGGCAAGGTGCGGGACCTGTACGCCACCGGGTCGGGGGAGCTGGTCATGGTGGCCAGCGACCGGGTCTCGGCCTTCGACTGGGTGCTGCCCACCGAGATCCCCGACAAGGGGCGGCTGCTCACCCAGTTGTCGCTGTGGTGGTTCGACCAGCTGTCCGACCTGGTGGACAACCACGTGATCTCGGACACTCCCCCGCCGGGTGCTCCGGAGGACTGGGCGGGGCGCACCCTGGTCTGCCGCCGGCTCGACATGGTGCCGGTGGAGTGCGTGGCACGCGGCTACCTGACCGGCTCCGGGCTGAGCGAGTACACCGCCACCGGGTCGGTGTGCGGGGTGCCGCTGCCCGGGGGGCTGGTGGACGGGTCCCGGCTGGACCGGGCGATCTTCACCCCGGCGATCAAGGCCGAGGTGGGCGAGCACGACGAGAACGTCTCGTTCGACACCGTGGCAGAGCTGCACGGCCCGGCGCTGGCGGCCCGGCTGCGGGAGCTGACCCTGGACCTGTACGAGCGGGGCCGGGCGGTCGCCGAGGAGCGCGGCATCCTGCTGGCCGACACCAAGTTCGAGTTCGGGCGGGACGCCGACGGCTCGCTGGTGCTGGCCGACGAGGTCTTCACGCCCGACTCGTCGCGGTTCTGGCCGAAGGAGGAGTGGCGTCCGGGCCGGGCGCAGCCCTCGTTCGACAAGCAGATCATCCGTGACTGGCTGGCCTCCCCCGCCTCGGGCTGGGACCGCGCCGCGGAGACGCCGCCCCCGCCGCTCCCCGACGACGTGGTGGAGCACACCCGCGCCCGGTATGTCGAGGTGTTCGAGCGGTTGACCGGCCGAACCGCCGATTTCGTCCGGGATTCGCGACGTTGACGCAGGTGGGAGGGGGTTGTGTGGCTGATCGCGCAACGCCGCCCACCCGGGATTGTGCCCGTTTCGCACCGGTGCGACGTAAAGTGGTGCTCGGCGTCCTGAGCACCCCGAACAGGTGTGAAGTATCTACCGTGGCGCCGGAAAGCGTTATAGAACTACCCAAAGCCAGGAAATCGGCCACAGGTGGTGTGACCATGCCGTTGGACCTGTGATCACCGCGTCATCCGCGGACCGGGAAGTGCGTTGCCGCTGAGACGCAACGGAACGGCTGACACCAGTCCCCTTACTTGTCGGAACCCGCCGCGCACTTTCCTCGTCAGATACTTCGGGATCAGGTCACACCGGTAAGAACACCCTTGAATTTTTCTGCCTCACGAAGGAGCCAAAGAGCATGGGCCAGGAGGTTCGCTACCGCGTCCGCGGCGGTCATGCCCTGAACGGAACCGCGTTCATCCAGGGGGCGAAAAACGCTGTCTTGCCGATGATCGGCGCGGCCCTGCTCGCGTCCAAGGGCAGGACGGTGTTGCGGAACGTTCCCGTCATCGAAGACGTCCGTCGTGCTCTGGAACTCGCCGAGTACGTGGGCGCCAAGGTCGAGTTCCACGAGGCGGAGCGGACCATCGTCATCGACGCCACCCAGTTGAGCGATCCCTCGCGGGCGGTGCTGCCCGCGGCCATCGCGTCCCGCTTCCGCGGCTCCGTGCTCTTCGTCCCCGCGCTCATGCACCGCATGGGCCGCGCCCGCATCGAGGGCGTGGGCGGCTGCAACCTCGGCAGCCGCAACCTCGACTTCCACTACCGGGGCTTCGCCCGCCTGGGCGCCGAGGTGACCGAGGACCCCGAGCGCAACCACATCAACGTGCGCGCGGAGAACCTCCGGGGCGGCCGCCTCTACCTGGACACCCCGTCGCACACCGGCACCGAGAACCTGATCATGGCCGCGGTGCTCACCCCGGGCACCACCGTCATCGAGCACGCCGCGCTGGAGCCCGAGGTCCTCGACGTCATCGAGTTCCTGGGCAGCATGGGTGCCAAGATCAGCGGGGGCGGCACCGGCCTGATCACCGTCGAGGGGGTTCCCGAGCTCACCGCGGTCGAGCACACCGTCATGTCGGACCGGATCGACGCCGGCGTGTTCGCGATGATGACGGCGGCCACCGGCGGCGACGTCAGCCTGGTCGGGGCGAACCTGGACCACCTGGGCGTGGCCCGGTGGAAGCTGGAGCAGATGGGCGTCCAGTTCACCCAGCACGGCGCGGTCCTGCGGGTGCGCCGCGACCCCTCCGTGCCGCTGCGGCCGATCAACGCCGTCACCTCCCCGTTCCCCGGCTTCGCCACGGACCTGCAGTCGCCGCTGATGGCGCTGGCCACGCTGGCCGACGGGGAGAGCTACATCCACGAGGCCATCTACGACGGCCGGTTCGCGCTCGCCGACGAGCTCACCAAGATGGGCGCCAAGATCGAGGTCGACGGCACCCGCGCCATCGTGCACGGCCCCACCGTGCTGCGCGGCACCGAGGTCATCGCGCACGACCTGCGCAGCGGCGCGGCGGCGATCCTGGCGGGCCTGGTGGCCGAGGGCGAGACGATCGTGGCTCCCGCCTACCCGGTGGACCGCGGTCACTCGCAGTTCGCCACCCGCCTGTCGGCGCTGGGTGCCGATGTCGTCAGGGAAGAACACAACTAGCCCGGAAAGTCTGATTCACTGCGGGCGGGAAGAGTGCCTTCCCGCCCGCGTGTTTTGACGTTCTGGGGAAAACGATCTTCACTGGCTCTCAACAATGGGTACGATCGCGGCAATGCCGCGATGGAAAGAACATGGGTCGGGACCGGTGGGCGCACAGAGTGCAGAGCGTGAAACGGTAGCGGGGAGCAACCCGAGGTGAGTGCGCAACGTACTGGCGATCTGACAATCGGTGTCATCGGGCCGCACGAGGTTGTCGAACGCGTCATGTTGATGGGCCCGGGGTCGACCGGTCCCCTGAACGCCAGACTCATCGCAGCCGCCTATCGGGATGAGCAGGAAGCCACCGACAAGGTGCTCCGGCTGGGGGCGGCCATCGACGCGTACCTGTTCGCGAGTCCCGTTCCGTACGAGTTCGCCCGGAAAGCCGGCGTGCTGACGATGCCGGCCACCTACGTCCCGCTCAGCGGGGCGAGTCTGCACGAGGCCCTGCTGCACGCCACCCTGGACGAGCGCTTCGACCCGACCCGGGCCAGTCTGGACGTACTCAGCCGCGCCGACGTGGTCGAGGCGTACTCCGAGGTGGACCTGCCGGTGGACGGCCTCCACGTCCACGAGGAGCTGGCCGGGACCGCCACGCTCACGGCCTTCCACGAGGGGCTGTGGCGGCGCAAGATCACCAAGATGGCCATCACCTGTGTGCGGGGTGTCGCCGAGCGGCTGGACGCCATCGGCGTGCCCAACCTGCGGCTGCGCCCCACCACGGCGGGGGTGCGCAGTGCGTTGCAGACCGCGGGCCTGCTGGGCGCCCACCACCGCCTGGAGGAGGCCCAGCTCGGCGTGGTGATCGTGGACGTGCCCACACTGCGTGACTCCAGCCGCCGCTCCACGCCCCGCTACTGGCGGGACGAACTGCGGCTGTCGCTGCACCGGCTGCTGATGCAGGAGGCGCACCGGATCAACGCCACCGCCCACCAGGTGGACGACCACACCTTCATGATCACCGCGACCCGGGGGTCGCTGGTGACGGCCACCGAGGGGTTCCGCAAACCGCCGTTCGTGGAGCGGGCCAAGGCCGAACTGGGCATCGCCATCGAGGTCGGCATCGGCATGGGCCGCACCACCCAGGACGCCGAGACGCACGCCAGGGCGGCGCTGAATCGCGCACAGGCGACCCGGCAGAGCTTCGCGGTGGACCGGGAGGGCCGCTCGCTGGTGCCCGCCCAGCGTGCCCCACAGCGCCAGACGGGGGAGCCGCTGCGCTCCAAGGGCCGCGAGACCCTCATGCGGCTGTCGGAGAAGATCGCCGAGGAGGACGCGCCCCTGGTGGTCGACGCCGAGAGCGCGGGCCGGATGCTGGGGGTGACCCCGCGCACGGCCCGGCGGCTGCTGCGCACCCTGGTGGAGGAGGGCCTGGCCTGGCCGCTCCCGCCCAACCGCACCCTGCAGCCGGGCCGTCCCCGCCAGCTGTACCGGCTCATCGTGGAGAAGCTGGACAAGGACAAGGCGGACAACAACAAGTAGCCCGTCGAGGGGCCGGGACCGCAGCCCGGCCCCTCGGCGTCTCCGCTCAGTGCCGTCGCGGGTGGGCGCGGGCCACCGCCAGGAAGGCGTCGTTGTCCTCGGGCAGTCCGATGCTGACCCGGGCGCCCTCCCCCGCGAAGGGGCGGACCGTGACACCGGCCCGTTCGCAGGCGGCGGCGAAGTCGAGGGTGTCCTCGCCGAGCCTCAGCCAGACGAAGTTGGCCTCGGTTTCGGGAACGGTCCAGCCGTCGGCGAGCAGCGCGTCGCGGACCCGCTCCCGCTCCTTGACGGTGGCGTCGACCCGTTCCAGCAGTTCCTGTTCGGCGTCCAGGGAGGCCACCGCCGCCGCCTGGGCGAGGTGGTTGACCGCGAAGGGCACCATCGTCTTGCGCACGGCCTCGGCCACGTGGGGGTGGGCGACGAGGAAGCCCACGCGCAGCGCGGCCAGTCCGTAGGCCTTGGAAAAGGTGCGCAGCACGGCGACGTTGGGGCGGTCCCGGTACAGCCGCATCCCGTCGGGCACCTGCGGGGCGCGGACGTACTCGCGGTAGGCCTCGTCCAGGACCACCAGCACGTGGTCGGGGACGGCGTCGAGGAACGCGGCGAGTTCTGCCTCGCGCACCGCCGTGCCGGTGGGGTTGTTCGGGTTGCACACGAACAGCATGCGGGTGCGGTCGGTGACGGCGGCGGCGAGCGCGTCCAGGTCGTGGCTCTCCGCGCGCAGCGGCACCTGCACGGAGGCGGCCCCCGACAGGCCGACCAGCAGCGGGTAGGCCTCGAACGAGCGCCACGCGTAGACCACCTCCGCCCCTGGTTCCGCGACGGCCTCCAGCAGCTGCTGGAGGAGGCCCACCGACCCCGCGCCCAGCGCCACGTGCTCCGCGGGAACCTCGAAGCGGCGGGCGAGGGCGGCCGTCAAGGCGGCCGCCGCGGGGTCGGGGTAGCGGTTGAGGTCCGCCGCCGCGTCCGCGACGGCCCGGCGCACCGAGGGCAGCGGGCCGAAGGGGCTTTCGTTGGAGGAGAGCTTGGCCGACCTCCCGTCCGGCCCGACGACCTTGCGTCCGGGCCGGTAGGGCGGGACCGAGTCGAGTACCGACCGGAGGTACGAGGTTTTCCGCTCCGACACCGTCATCCTTCCCTGATACTTTGTGCAATCATCTGATTACTTCTCGGAGTCGGAGTTCGCTTTCCCCTGAGGGAGCACCACCCCTTCGTCCACCGAGAAAACCGCGCGGGCGCCCGCAGCCGGGGCCGCACACCCCGTCCCCGCGGCCGCCGCCCTTCACCGCCTCCGGGCACAACACCACCAGAGAACAGGAACCACGTCTCATGAATTCTCCCAAGAAGCTGCGCACGACCGCCGCCGCGTCCCTGGGGGCCGCAGCACTGGCCTGGGTGCTGGCGGGCTGCGGAAGCGACTCCGGGACCGCCTCCGAGGACGCGGGCCGCTCGGCCGACGGGTCCCCGGAGGAGGTCGCGGCGCGACTGCACGAGGCCCAGTTGAGCGGGTTCCAGGGGCTCGAACGCGTGGAGGAGGAGAGCCGCACCGGTGTCTACAGCCGACTCGACGTGGTGCGCGAGGCGGCGGAGAAGCGCGAGGCGCTGGTCC
This window encodes:
- the murA gene encoding UDP-N-acetylglucosamine 1-carboxyvinyltransferase — protein: MGQEVRYRVRGGHALNGTAFIQGAKNAVLPMIGAALLASKGRTVLRNVPVIEDVRRALELAEYVGAKVEFHEAERTIVIDATQLSDPSRAVLPAAIASRFRGSVLFVPALMHRMGRARIEGVGGCNLGSRNLDFHYRGFARLGAEVTEDPERNHINVRAENLRGGRLYLDTPSHTGTENLIMAAVLTPGTTVIEHAALEPEVLDVIEFLGSMGAKISGGGTGLITVEGVPELTAVEHTVMSDRIDAGVFAMMTAATGGDVSLVGANLDHLGVARWKLEQMGVQFTQHGAVLRVRRDPSVPLRPINAVTSPFPGFATDLQSPLMALATLADGESYIHEAIYDGRFALADELTKMGAKIEVDGTRAIVHGPTVLRGTEVIAHDLRSGAAAILAGLVAEGETIVAPAYPVDRGHSQFATRLSALGADVVREEHN
- a CDS encoding phosphoribosylaminoimidazolesuccinocarboxamide synthase; this translates as MSGFVAKPVPVEVPGLTHLHTGKVRDLYATGSGELVMVASDRVSAFDWVLPTEIPDKGRLLTQLSLWWFDQLSDLVDNHVISDTPPPGAPEDWAGRTLVCRRLDMVPVECVARGYLTGSGLSEYTATGSVCGVPLPGGLVDGSRLDRAIFTPAIKAEVGEHDENVSFDTVAELHGPALAARLRELTLDLYERGRAVAEERGILLADTKFEFGRDADGSLVLADEVFTPDSSRFWPKEEWRPGRAQPSFDKQIIRDWLASPASGWDRAAETPPPPLPDDVVEHTRARYVEVFERLTGRTADFVRDSRR
- the hisC gene encoding histidinol-phosphate transaminase, with amino-acid sequence MTVSERKTSYLRSVLDSVPPYRPGRKVVGPDGRSAKLSSNESPFGPLPSVRRAVADAAADLNRYPDPAAAALTAALARRFEVPAEHVALGAGSVGLLQQLLEAVAEPGAEVVYAWRSFEAYPLLVGLSGAASVQVPLRAESHDLDALAAAVTDRTRMLFVCNPNNPTGTAVREAELAAFLDAVPDHVLVVLDEAYREYVRAPQVPDGMRLYRDRPNVAVLRTFSKAYGLAALRVGFLVAHPHVAEAVRKTMVPFAVNHLAQAAAVASLDAEQELLERVDATVKERERVRDALLADGWTVPETEANFVWLRLGEDTLDFAAACERAGVTVRPFAGEGARVSIGLPEDNDAFLAVARAHPRRH
- a CDS encoding transcriptional regulator; amino-acid sequence: MLMGPGSTGPLNARLIAAAYRDEQEATDKVLRLGAAIDAYLFASPVPYEFARKAGVLTMPATYVPLSGASLHEALLHATLDERFDPTRASLDVLSRADVVEAYSEVDLPVDGLHVHEELAGTATLTAFHEGLWRRKITKMAITCVRGVAERLDAIGVPNLRLRPTTAGVRSALQTAGLLGAHHRLEEAQLGVVIVDVPTLRDSSRRSTPRYWRDELRLSLHRLLMQEAHRINATAHQVDDHTFMITATRGSLVTATEGFRKPPFVERAKAELGIAIEVGIGMGRTTQDAETHARAALNRAQATRQSFAVDREGRSLVPAQRAPQRQTGEPLRSKGRETLMRLSEKIAEEDAPLVVDAESAGRMLGVTPRTARRLLRTLVEEGLAWPLPPNRTLQPGRPRQLYRLIVEKLDKDKADNNK